Proteins co-encoded in one Pseudomonadota bacterium genomic window:
- a CDS encoding macro domain-containing protein, which translates to MTKRAFSVVDGDLLEQDVEVIVNAWNRNIIPWWLLLHQGVSGAIIKRAGLAPFRELGRKGPIPLGGAVATGAGRLPYRAIIHVAGIGMLWRASDRSIRGAVSNALALASERGFQSIALPTIGAGTGGAGEEVVLSAMREEIAAAAYAGEVRVVRYRAAERGATTTSS; encoded by the coding sequence AGCGCGCATTCTCCGTCGTCGACGGCGATCTCCTCGAGCAGGACGTCGAGGTCATCGTCAACGCCTGGAACCGCAACATCATTCCCTGGTGGCTGCTACTGCACCAAGGCGTGTCCGGCGCGATCATCAAGCGGGCGGGGCTGGCGCCCTTTCGGGAGCTTGGGAGGAAGGGCCCGATCCCTCTGGGTGGCGCGGTCGCGACCGGCGCCGGTCGCCTGCCCTACCGGGCGATCATCCACGTCGCCGGCATCGGCATGCTCTGGCGCGCCTCGGACCGGTCGATCCGCGGCGCTGTCAGCAATGCGCTGGCGTTGGCGAGCGAGCGTGGCTTTCAGTCCATCGCCCTGCCGACGATCGGCGCAGGCACGGGCGGGGCGGGCGAGGAGGTGGTGCTGAGCGCGATGCGGGAGGAGATCGCCGCCGCGGCGTACGCCGGCGAGGTGAGAGTCGTCCGTTACCGTGCGGCCGAGCGAGGCGCGACTACAACGTCCAGCTAA